From Phalacrocorax carbo chromosome 8, bPhaCar2.1, whole genome shotgun sequence, a single genomic window includes:
- the MAPK9 gene encoding mitogen-activated protein kinase 9 isoform X2: MSDSKCDSQFYSVQVADSTFTVLKRYQQLKPIGSGAQGIVCAAFDTVLGINVAVKKLSRPFQNQTHAKRAYRELVLLKCVNHKNIISLLNVFTPQKSLEEFQDVYLVMELMDANLCQVIHMELDHERMSYLLYQMLCGIKHLHSAGIIHRDLKPSNIVVKSDCTLKILDFGLARTACTNFMMTPYVVTRYYRAPEVILGMGYKENVDIWSVGCIMAEMVLHKVLFPGRDYIDQWNKVIEQLGTPSAEFMKKLQPTVRNYVENRPKYPGIKFEELFPDWIFPSESDRDKLKTSQARDLLSKMLVVDPDKRISVDEALRHPYITVWYDPAEAEAPPPQIYDAQLEEREHAIEEWKGKKINIQRSNGLGRKEQEWCGKRSALSTDAAVNSNTSPSQSSSINDISSMSTEQTLASDTDSSLDALTGPLEGCR, from the exons ATGAGTGACAGTAAATGTGACAGTCAGTTTTACAGTGTTCAAGTTGCAGATTCAACGTTCACCGTGCTAAAACGTTACCAGCAGTTGAAGCCCATAGGATCAGGGGCACAGGGCATTGTTTG TGCTGCGTTTGATACAGTCCTTGGAATAAATGTTGCTGTAAAGAAGCTGAGTCGTCCTTTTCAGAATCAAACCCACGCAAAAAGAGCTTACAGAGAgcttgttcttttaaaatgtgtcaaTCACAAAAAT ataaTTAGTTTATTAAACGTATTTACGCCACAGAAGTCACTAGAAGAATTTCAGGATGT ATATTTGGTTATGGAGCTGATGGATGCAAATTTGTGCCAGGTTATTCATATGGAATTGGATCATGAAAGAATGTCTTACCTTCTTTACCAAATGCTATGTGGTATCAAACATCTCCACTCAGCTGGTATCATCCACAGA GATTTGAAGCCCAGCAACATAGTAGTAAAATCAGACTGTACGCTCAAAATTCTTGATTTTGGACTAGCAAGAACAGCGTGTACTAACTTTATGATGACTCCATATGTAGTAACACGGTATTACAGAGCACCAGAGGTTATCCTTGGAATGGGATATAAAGAGAACG TGGATATCTGGTCTGTTGGGTGCATTATGGCAGAAATGGTCCTCCATAAAGTCCTGTTCCCAGGAAGAGATT ATATTGATCAATGGAATAAAGTTATTGAGCAACTAGGAACGCCATCAGCAGAATTCATGAAGAAACTGCAGCCTACAGTGAGGAATTATGTAGAAAACAGACCAAAATATCCTGGTATTAAGTTTGAAGAGCTCTTCCCAGACTGGATATTTCCGTCAGAATCTGATCGTGACAAGTTAAAAA CCAGCCAAGCTAGAGATTTATTATCAAAAATGCTTGTAGTAGATCCAGACAAGAGAATTTCTGTAGACGAAGCCTTACGTCATCCTTATATTACTGTCTGGTATGATCCAGCTGAAGCAGAAGCT cCTCCACCTCAAATCTATGATGCACAACTGGAAGAAAGAGAACATGCAATTGAAGAATGGAAAGGTAAAAA AATTAATATACAAAGAAGTAATGGATTGGGAAGAAAGGAGCAAGAATGGTGTGGTAAAAGATCAGCCCTCAG CACAGATGCAGCAGTGAATAGCAACACCAGTCCTTCCCAGTCATCATCTATCAATGACATTTCATCCATGTCAACAGAGCAAACATTGGCCTCAGATACAGACAGCAGCCTCGATGCCTTGACAGGACCCCTTGAAGGATGTCGATGA
- the MAPK9 gene encoding mitogen-activated protein kinase 9 isoform X3, whose translation MSDSKCDSQFYSVQVADSTFTVLKRYQQLKPIGSGAQGIVCAAFDTVLGINVAVKKLSRPFQNQTHAKRAYRELVLLKCVNHKNIISLLNVFTPQKSLEEFQDVYLVMELMDANLCQVIHMELDHERMSYLLYQMLCGIKHLHSAGIIHRDLKPSNIVVKSDCTLKILDFGLARTACTNFMMTPYVVTRYYRAPEVILGMGYKENVDIWSVGCIMGELVKGCVIFQGTDHIDQWNKVIEQLGTPSAEFMKKLQPTVRNYVENRPKYPGIKFEELFPDWIFPSESDRDKLKTSQARDLLSKMLVVDPDKRISVDEALRHPYITVWYDPAEAEAPPPQIYDAQLEEREHAIEEWKELIYKEVMDWEERSKNGVVKDQPSDAAVNSNTSPSQSSSINDISSMSTEQTLASDTDSSLDALTGPLEGCR comes from the exons ATGAGTGACAGTAAATGTGACAGTCAGTTTTACAGTGTTCAAGTTGCAGATTCAACGTTCACCGTGCTAAAACGTTACCAGCAGTTGAAGCCCATAGGATCAGGGGCACAGGGCATTGTTTG TGCTGCGTTTGATACAGTCCTTGGAATAAATGTTGCTGTAAAGAAGCTGAGTCGTCCTTTTCAGAATCAAACCCACGCAAAAAGAGCTTACAGAGAgcttgttcttttaaaatgtgtcaaTCACAAAAAT ataaTTAGTTTATTAAACGTATTTACGCCACAGAAGTCACTAGAAGAATTTCAGGATGT ATATTTGGTTATGGAGCTGATGGATGCAAATTTGTGCCAGGTTATTCATATGGAATTGGATCATGAAAGAATGTCTTACCTTCTTTACCAAATGCTATGTGGTATCAAACATCTCCACTCAGCTGGTATCATCCACAGA GATTTGAAGCCCAGCAACATAGTAGTAAAATCAGACTGTACGCTCAAAATTCTTGATTTTGGACTAGCAAGAACAGCGTGTACTAACTTTATGATGACTCCATATGTAGTAACACGGTATTACAGAGCACCAGAGGTTATCCTTGGAATGGGATATAAAGAGAACG tTGATATCTGGTCAGTTGGGTGCATCATGGGAGAATTGGTGAAAGGTTGTGTGATATTCCAAGGCACTGATC ATATTGATCAATGGAATAAAGTTATTGAGCAACTAGGAACGCCATCAGCAGAATTCATGAAGAAACTGCAGCCTACAGTGAGGAATTATGTAGAAAACAGACCAAAATATCCTGGTATTAAGTTTGAAGAGCTCTTCCCAGACTGGATATTTCCGTCAGAATCTGATCGTGACAAGTTAAAAA CCAGCCAAGCTAGAGATTTATTATCAAAAATGCTTGTAGTAGATCCAGACAAGAGAATTTCTGTAGACGAAGCCTTACGTCATCCTTATATTACTGTCTGGTATGATCCAGCTGAAGCAGAAGCT cCTCCACCTCAAATCTATGATGCACAACTGGAAGAAAGAGAACATGCAATTGAAGAATGGAAAG AATTAATATACAAAGAAGTAATGGATTGGGAAGAAAGGAGCAAGAATGGTGTGGTAAAAGATCAGCCCTCAG ATGCAGCAGTGAATAGCAACACCAGTCCTTCCCAGTCATCATCTATCAATGACATTTCATCCATGTCAACAGAGCAAACATTGGCCTCAGATACAGACAGCAGCCTCGATGCCTTGACAGGACCCCTTGAAGGATGTCGATGA
- the MAPK9 gene encoding mitogen-activated protein kinase 9 isoform X6 gives MSDSKCDSQFYSVQVADSTFTVLKRYQQLKPIGSGAQGIVCAAFDTVLGINVAVKKLSRPFQNQTHAKRAYRELVLLKCVNHKNIISLLNVFTPQKSLEEFQDVYLVMELMDANLCQVIHMELDHERMSYLLYQMLCGIKHLHSAGIIHRDLKPSNIVVKSDCTLKILDFGLARTACTNFMMTPYVVTRYYRAPEVILGMGYKENVDIWSVGCIMGELVKGCVIFQGTDHIDQWNKVIEQLGTPSAEFMKKLQPTVRNYVENRPKYPGIKFEELFPDWIFPSESDRDKLKTSQARDLLSKMLVVDPDKRISVDEALRHPYITVWYDPAEAEAPPPQIYDAQLEEREHAIEEWKGKKINIQRSNGLGRKEQEWCGKRSALRANIGLRYRQQPRCLDRTP, from the exons ATGAGTGACAGTAAATGTGACAGTCAGTTTTACAGTGTTCAAGTTGCAGATTCAACGTTCACCGTGCTAAAACGTTACCAGCAGTTGAAGCCCATAGGATCAGGGGCACAGGGCATTGTTTG TGCTGCGTTTGATACAGTCCTTGGAATAAATGTTGCTGTAAAGAAGCTGAGTCGTCCTTTTCAGAATCAAACCCACGCAAAAAGAGCTTACAGAGAgcttgttcttttaaaatgtgtcaaTCACAAAAAT ataaTTAGTTTATTAAACGTATTTACGCCACAGAAGTCACTAGAAGAATTTCAGGATGT ATATTTGGTTATGGAGCTGATGGATGCAAATTTGTGCCAGGTTATTCATATGGAATTGGATCATGAAAGAATGTCTTACCTTCTTTACCAAATGCTATGTGGTATCAAACATCTCCACTCAGCTGGTATCATCCACAGA GATTTGAAGCCCAGCAACATAGTAGTAAAATCAGACTGTACGCTCAAAATTCTTGATTTTGGACTAGCAAGAACAGCGTGTACTAACTTTATGATGACTCCATATGTAGTAACACGGTATTACAGAGCACCAGAGGTTATCCTTGGAATGGGATATAAAGAGAACG tTGATATCTGGTCAGTTGGGTGCATCATGGGAGAATTGGTGAAAGGTTGTGTGATATTCCAAGGCACTGATC ATATTGATCAATGGAATAAAGTTATTGAGCAACTAGGAACGCCATCAGCAGAATTCATGAAGAAACTGCAGCCTACAGTGAGGAATTATGTAGAAAACAGACCAAAATATCCTGGTATTAAGTTTGAAGAGCTCTTCCCAGACTGGATATTTCCGTCAGAATCTGATCGTGACAAGTTAAAAA CCAGCCAAGCTAGAGATTTATTATCAAAAATGCTTGTAGTAGATCCAGACAAGAGAATTTCTGTAGACGAAGCCTTACGTCATCCTTATATTACTGTCTGGTATGATCCAGCTGAAGCAGAAGCT cCTCCACCTCAAATCTATGATGCACAACTGGAAGAAAGAGAACATGCAATTGAAGAATGGAAAGGTAAAAA AATTAATATACAAAGAAGTAATGGATTGGGAAGAAAGGAGCAAGAATGGTGTGGTAAAAGATCAGCCCTCAG AGCAAACATTGGCCTCAGATACAGACAGCAGCCTCGATGCCTTGACAGGACCCCTTGA
- the MAPK9 gene encoding mitogen-activated protein kinase 9 isoform X8 — MSDSKCDSQFYSVQVADSTFTVLKRYQQLKPIGSGAQGIVCAAFDTVLGINVAVKKLSRPFQNQTHAKRAYRELVLLKCVNHKNIISLLNVFTPQKSLEEFQDVYLVMELMDANLCQVIHMELDHERMSYLLYQMLCGIKHLHSAGIIHRDLKPSNIVVKSDCTLKILDFGLARTACTNFMMTPYVVTRYYRAPEVILGMGYKENVDIWSVGCIMGELVKGCVIFQGTDHIDQWNKVIEQLGTPSAEFMKKLQPTVRNYVENRPKYPGIKFEELFPDWIFPSESDRDKLKTSQARDLLSKMLVVDPDKRISVDEALRHPYITVWYDPAEAEAPPPQIYDAQLEEREHAIEEWKELIYKEVMDWEERSKNGVVKDQPSAQMQQ; from the exons ATGAGTGACAGTAAATGTGACAGTCAGTTTTACAGTGTTCAAGTTGCAGATTCAACGTTCACCGTGCTAAAACGTTACCAGCAGTTGAAGCCCATAGGATCAGGGGCACAGGGCATTGTTTG TGCTGCGTTTGATACAGTCCTTGGAATAAATGTTGCTGTAAAGAAGCTGAGTCGTCCTTTTCAGAATCAAACCCACGCAAAAAGAGCTTACAGAGAgcttgttcttttaaaatgtgtcaaTCACAAAAAT ataaTTAGTTTATTAAACGTATTTACGCCACAGAAGTCACTAGAAGAATTTCAGGATGT ATATTTGGTTATGGAGCTGATGGATGCAAATTTGTGCCAGGTTATTCATATGGAATTGGATCATGAAAGAATGTCTTACCTTCTTTACCAAATGCTATGTGGTATCAAACATCTCCACTCAGCTGGTATCATCCACAGA GATTTGAAGCCCAGCAACATAGTAGTAAAATCAGACTGTACGCTCAAAATTCTTGATTTTGGACTAGCAAGAACAGCGTGTACTAACTTTATGATGACTCCATATGTAGTAACACGGTATTACAGAGCACCAGAGGTTATCCTTGGAATGGGATATAAAGAGAACG tTGATATCTGGTCAGTTGGGTGCATCATGGGAGAATTGGTGAAAGGTTGTGTGATATTCCAAGGCACTGATC ATATTGATCAATGGAATAAAGTTATTGAGCAACTAGGAACGCCATCAGCAGAATTCATGAAGAAACTGCAGCCTACAGTGAGGAATTATGTAGAAAACAGACCAAAATATCCTGGTATTAAGTTTGAAGAGCTCTTCCCAGACTGGATATTTCCGTCAGAATCTGATCGTGACAAGTTAAAAA CCAGCCAAGCTAGAGATTTATTATCAAAAATGCTTGTAGTAGATCCAGACAAGAGAATTTCTGTAGACGAAGCCTTACGTCATCCTTATATTACTGTCTGGTATGATCCAGCTGAAGCAGAAGCT cCTCCACCTCAAATCTATGATGCACAACTGGAAGAAAGAGAACATGCAATTGAAGAATGGAAAG AATTAATATACAAAGAAGTAATGGATTGGGAAGAAAGGAGCAAGAATGGTGTGGTAAAAGATCAGCCCTCAG CACAGATGCAGCAGTGA
- the MAPK9 gene encoding mitogen-activated protein kinase 9 isoform X1, with amino-acid sequence MSDSKCDSQFYSVQVADSTFTVLKRYQQLKPIGSGAQGIVCAAFDTVLGINVAVKKLSRPFQNQTHAKRAYRELVLLKCVNHKNIISLLNVFTPQKSLEEFQDVYLVMELMDANLCQVIHMELDHERMSYLLYQMLCGIKHLHSAGIIHRDLKPSNIVVKSDCTLKILDFGLARTACTNFMMTPYVVTRYYRAPEVILGMGYKENVDIWSVGCIMGELVKGCVIFQGTDHIDQWNKVIEQLGTPSAEFMKKLQPTVRNYVENRPKYPGIKFEELFPDWIFPSESDRDKLKTSQARDLLSKMLVVDPDKRISVDEALRHPYITVWYDPAEAEAPPPQIYDAQLEEREHAIEEWKGKKINIQRSNGLGRKEQEWCGKRSALSTDAAVNSNTSPSQSSSINDISSMSTEQTLASDTDSSLDALTGPLEGCR; translated from the exons ATGAGTGACAGTAAATGTGACAGTCAGTTTTACAGTGTTCAAGTTGCAGATTCAACGTTCACCGTGCTAAAACGTTACCAGCAGTTGAAGCCCATAGGATCAGGGGCACAGGGCATTGTTTG TGCTGCGTTTGATACAGTCCTTGGAATAAATGTTGCTGTAAAGAAGCTGAGTCGTCCTTTTCAGAATCAAACCCACGCAAAAAGAGCTTACAGAGAgcttgttcttttaaaatgtgtcaaTCACAAAAAT ataaTTAGTTTATTAAACGTATTTACGCCACAGAAGTCACTAGAAGAATTTCAGGATGT ATATTTGGTTATGGAGCTGATGGATGCAAATTTGTGCCAGGTTATTCATATGGAATTGGATCATGAAAGAATGTCTTACCTTCTTTACCAAATGCTATGTGGTATCAAACATCTCCACTCAGCTGGTATCATCCACAGA GATTTGAAGCCCAGCAACATAGTAGTAAAATCAGACTGTACGCTCAAAATTCTTGATTTTGGACTAGCAAGAACAGCGTGTACTAACTTTATGATGACTCCATATGTAGTAACACGGTATTACAGAGCACCAGAGGTTATCCTTGGAATGGGATATAAAGAGAACG tTGATATCTGGTCAGTTGGGTGCATCATGGGAGAATTGGTGAAAGGTTGTGTGATATTCCAAGGCACTGATC ATATTGATCAATGGAATAAAGTTATTGAGCAACTAGGAACGCCATCAGCAGAATTCATGAAGAAACTGCAGCCTACAGTGAGGAATTATGTAGAAAACAGACCAAAATATCCTGGTATTAAGTTTGAAGAGCTCTTCCCAGACTGGATATTTCCGTCAGAATCTGATCGTGACAAGTTAAAAA CCAGCCAAGCTAGAGATTTATTATCAAAAATGCTTGTAGTAGATCCAGACAAGAGAATTTCTGTAGACGAAGCCTTACGTCATCCTTATATTACTGTCTGGTATGATCCAGCTGAAGCAGAAGCT cCTCCACCTCAAATCTATGATGCACAACTGGAAGAAAGAGAACATGCAATTGAAGAATGGAAAGGTAAAAA AATTAATATACAAAGAAGTAATGGATTGGGAAGAAAGGAGCAAGAATGGTGTGGTAAAAGATCAGCCCTCAG CACAGATGCAGCAGTGAATAGCAACACCAGTCCTTCCCAGTCATCATCTATCAATGACATTTCATCCATGTCAACAGAGCAAACATTGGCCTCAGATACAGACAGCAGCCTCGATGCCTTGACAGGACCCCTTGAAGGATGTCGATGA
- the MAPK9 gene encoding mitogen-activated protein kinase 9 isoform X5: protein MSDSKCDSQFYSVQVADSTFTVLKRYQQLKPIGSGAQGIVCAAFDTVLGINVAVKKLSRPFQNQTHAKRAYRELVLLKCVNHKNIISLLNVFTPQKSLEEFQDVYLVMELMDANLCQVIHMELDHERMSYLLYQMLCGIKHLHSAGIIHRDLKPSNIVVKSDCTLKILDFGLARTACTNFMMTPYVVTRYYRAPEVILGMGYKENVDIWSVGCIMGELVKGCVIFQGTDHIDQWNKVIEQLGTPSAEFMKKLQPTVRNYVENRPKYPGIKFEELFPDWIFPSESDRDKLKTSQARDLLSKMLVVDPDKRISVDEALRHPYITVWYDPAEAEAPPPQIYDAQLEEREHAIEEWKELIYKEVMDWEERSKNGVVKDQPSEQTLASDTDSSLDALTGPLEGCR, encoded by the exons ATGAGTGACAGTAAATGTGACAGTCAGTTTTACAGTGTTCAAGTTGCAGATTCAACGTTCACCGTGCTAAAACGTTACCAGCAGTTGAAGCCCATAGGATCAGGGGCACAGGGCATTGTTTG TGCTGCGTTTGATACAGTCCTTGGAATAAATGTTGCTGTAAAGAAGCTGAGTCGTCCTTTTCAGAATCAAACCCACGCAAAAAGAGCTTACAGAGAgcttgttcttttaaaatgtgtcaaTCACAAAAAT ataaTTAGTTTATTAAACGTATTTACGCCACAGAAGTCACTAGAAGAATTTCAGGATGT ATATTTGGTTATGGAGCTGATGGATGCAAATTTGTGCCAGGTTATTCATATGGAATTGGATCATGAAAGAATGTCTTACCTTCTTTACCAAATGCTATGTGGTATCAAACATCTCCACTCAGCTGGTATCATCCACAGA GATTTGAAGCCCAGCAACATAGTAGTAAAATCAGACTGTACGCTCAAAATTCTTGATTTTGGACTAGCAAGAACAGCGTGTACTAACTTTATGATGACTCCATATGTAGTAACACGGTATTACAGAGCACCAGAGGTTATCCTTGGAATGGGATATAAAGAGAACG tTGATATCTGGTCAGTTGGGTGCATCATGGGAGAATTGGTGAAAGGTTGTGTGATATTCCAAGGCACTGATC ATATTGATCAATGGAATAAAGTTATTGAGCAACTAGGAACGCCATCAGCAGAATTCATGAAGAAACTGCAGCCTACAGTGAGGAATTATGTAGAAAACAGACCAAAATATCCTGGTATTAAGTTTGAAGAGCTCTTCCCAGACTGGATATTTCCGTCAGAATCTGATCGTGACAAGTTAAAAA CCAGCCAAGCTAGAGATTTATTATCAAAAATGCTTGTAGTAGATCCAGACAAGAGAATTTCTGTAGACGAAGCCTTACGTCATCCTTATATTACTGTCTGGTATGATCCAGCTGAAGCAGAAGCT cCTCCACCTCAAATCTATGATGCACAACTGGAAGAAAGAGAACATGCAATTGAAGAATGGAAAG AATTAATATACAAAGAAGTAATGGATTGGGAAGAAAGGAGCAAGAATGGTGTGGTAAAAGATCAGCCCTCAG AGCAAACATTGGCCTCAGATACAGACAGCAGCCTCGATGCCTTGACAGGACCCCTTGAAGGATGTCGATGA
- the MAPK9 gene encoding mitogen-activated protein kinase 9 isoform X7, translating to MSDSKCDSQFYSVQVADSTFTVLKRYQQLKPIGSGAQGIVCAAFDTVLGINVAVKKLSRPFQNQTHAKRAYRELVLLKCVNHKNIISLLNVFTPQKSLEEFQDVYLVMELMDANLCQVIHMELDHERMSYLLYQMLCGIKHLHSAGIIHRDLKPSNIVVKSDCTLKILDFGLARTACTNFMMTPYVVTRYYRAPEVILGMGYKENVDIWSVGCIMGELVKGCVIFQGTDHIDQWNKVIEQLGTPSAEFMKKLQPTVRNYVENRPKYPGIKFEELFPDWIFPSESDRDKLKTSQARDLLSKMLVVDPDKRISVDEALRHPYITVWYDPAEAEAPPPQIYDAQLEEREHAIEEWKGKKINIQRSNGLGRKEQEWCGKRSALRCSSE from the exons ATGAGTGACAGTAAATGTGACAGTCAGTTTTACAGTGTTCAAGTTGCAGATTCAACGTTCACCGTGCTAAAACGTTACCAGCAGTTGAAGCCCATAGGATCAGGGGCACAGGGCATTGTTTG TGCTGCGTTTGATACAGTCCTTGGAATAAATGTTGCTGTAAAGAAGCTGAGTCGTCCTTTTCAGAATCAAACCCACGCAAAAAGAGCTTACAGAGAgcttgttcttttaaaatgtgtcaaTCACAAAAAT ataaTTAGTTTATTAAACGTATTTACGCCACAGAAGTCACTAGAAGAATTTCAGGATGT ATATTTGGTTATGGAGCTGATGGATGCAAATTTGTGCCAGGTTATTCATATGGAATTGGATCATGAAAGAATGTCTTACCTTCTTTACCAAATGCTATGTGGTATCAAACATCTCCACTCAGCTGGTATCATCCACAGA GATTTGAAGCCCAGCAACATAGTAGTAAAATCAGACTGTACGCTCAAAATTCTTGATTTTGGACTAGCAAGAACAGCGTGTACTAACTTTATGATGACTCCATATGTAGTAACACGGTATTACAGAGCACCAGAGGTTATCCTTGGAATGGGATATAAAGAGAACG tTGATATCTGGTCAGTTGGGTGCATCATGGGAGAATTGGTGAAAGGTTGTGTGATATTCCAAGGCACTGATC ATATTGATCAATGGAATAAAGTTATTGAGCAACTAGGAACGCCATCAGCAGAATTCATGAAGAAACTGCAGCCTACAGTGAGGAATTATGTAGAAAACAGACCAAAATATCCTGGTATTAAGTTTGAAGAGCTCTTCCCAGACTGGATATTTCCGTCAGAATCTGATCGTGACAAGTTAAAAA CCAGCCAAGCTAGAGATTTATTATCAAAAATGCTTGTAGTAGATCCAGACAAGAGAATTTCTGTAGACGAAGCCTTACGTCATCCTTATATTACTGTCTGGTATGATCCAGCTGAAGCAGAAGCT cCTCCACCTCAAATCTATGATGCACAACTGGAAGAAAGAGAACATGCAATTGAAGAATGGAAAGGTAAAAA AATTAATATACAAAGAAGTAATGGATTGGGAAGAAAGGAGCAAGAATGGTGTGGTAAAAGATCAGCCCTCAG ATGCAGCAGTGAATAG
- the MAPK9 gene encoding mitogen-activated protein kinase 9 isoform X4, with product MSDSKCDSQFYSVQVADSTFTVLKRYQQLKPIGSGAQGIVCAAFDTVLGINVAVKKLSRPFQNQTHAKRAYRELVLLKCVNHKNIISLLNVFTPQKSLEEFQDVYLVMELMDANLCQVIHMELDHERMSYLLYQMLCGIKHLHSAGIIHRDLKPSNIVVKSDCTLKILDFGLARTACTNFMMTPYVVTRYYRAPEVILGMGYKENVDIWSVGCIMAEMVLHKVLFPGRDYIDQWNKVIEQLGTPSAEFMKKLQPTVRNYVENRPKYPGIKFEELFPDWIFPSESDRDKLKTSQARDLLSKMLVVDPDKRISVDEALRHPYITVWYDPAEAEAPPPQIYDAQLEEREHAIEEWKELIYKEVMDWEERSKNGVVKDQPSDAAVNSNTSPSQSSSINDISSMSTEQTLASDTDSSLDALTGPLEGCR from the exons ATGAGTGACAGTAAATGTGACAGTCAGTTTTACAGTGTTCAAGTTGCAGATTCAACGTTCACCGTGCTAAAACGTTACCAGCAGTTGAAGCCCATAGGATCAGGGGCACAGGGCATTGTTTG TGCTGCGTTTGATACAGTCCTTGGAATAAATGTTGCTGTAAAGAAGCTGAGTCGTCCTTTTCAGAATCAAACCCACGCAAAAAGAGCTTACAGAGAgcttgttcttttaaaatgtgtcaaTCACAAAAAT ataaTTAGTTTATTAAACGTATTTACGCCACAGAAGTCACTAGAAGAATTTCAGGATGT ATATTTGGTTATGGAGCTGATGGATGCAAATTTGTGCCAGGTTATTCATATGGAATTGGATCATGAAAGAATGTCTTACCTTCTTTACCAAATGCTATGTGGTATCAAACATCTCCACTCAGCTGGTATCATCCACAGA GATTTGAAGCCCAGCAACATAGTAGTAAAATCAGACTGTACGCTCAAAATTCTTGATTTTGGACTAGCAAGAACAGCGTGTACTAACTTTATGATGACTCCATATGTAGTAACACGGTATTACAGAGCACCAGAGGTTATCCTTGGAATGGGATATAAAGAGAACG TGGATATCTGGTCTGTTGGGTGCATTATGGCAGAAATGGTCCTCCATAAAGTCCTGTTCCCAGGAAGAGATT ATATTGATCAATGGAATAAAGTTATTGAGCAACTAGGAACGCCATCAGCAGAATTCATGAAGAAACTGCAGCCTACAGTGAGGAATTATGTAGAAAACAGACCAAAATATCCTGGTATTAAGTTTGAAGAGCTCTTCCCAGACTGGATATTTCCGTCAGAATCTGATCGTGACAAGTTAAAAA CCAGCCAAGCTAGAGATTTATTATCAAAAATGCTTGTAGTAGATCCAGACAAGAGAATTTCTGTAGACGAAGCCTTACGTCATCCTTATATTACTGTCTGGTATGATCCAGCTGAAGCAGAAGCT cCTCCACCTCAAATCTATGATGCACAACTGGAAGAAAGAGAACATGCAATTGAAGAATGGAAAG AATTAATATACAAAGAAGTAATGGATTGGGAAGAAAGGAGCAAGAATGGTGTGGTAAAAGATCAGCCCTCAG ATGCAGCAGTGAATAGCAACACCAGTCCTTCCCAGTCATCATCTATCAATGACATTTCATCCATGTCAACAGAGCAAACATTGGCCTCAGATACAGACAGCAGCCTCGATGCCTTGACAGGACCCCTTGAAGGATGTCGATGA